In the genome of Coraliomargarita algicola, one region contains:
- a CDS encoding LON peptidase substrate-binding domain-containing protein, with protein sequence MSSQEIEIPREVPVMTLSQCGRFPQAMMPLYIFEPRYREMLQRVLAEDRIFAVAALDEREKDAEILETPYSIASVGVVRACKQNPDGTSNLILQGLARVQLESFVTEEPYRRARIHQILSESDGSEQTMGAIQPTLLALMQTQMRLGADIPQEVIQFLSNIKEPENVLDLAIFTLCPSGRFKQELLETRGILARFEKFERALRSQIERLKLDHKLKGGLDEDSIGNN encoded by the coding sequence ATGAGCTCCCAAGAAATTGAAATTCCGCGTGAAGTGCCCGTAATGACTTTAAGTCAATGTGGACGATTCCCGCAGGCGATGATGCCGCTCTACATCTTCGAGCCACGCTATCGCGAAATGCTGCAGCGCGTATTGGCAGAAGACCGCATCTTCGCAGTCGCCGCACTCGATGAGCGGGAAAAAGACGCCGAAATACTGGAGACCCCCTACTCCATTGCCAGTGTCGGAGTGGTTCGCGCCTGCAAGCAAAACCCGGACGGCACCTCTAATTTGATTTTACAAGGTTTAGCCCGCGTGCAACTAGAGAGCTTTGTGACTGAAGAGCCCTACCGGCGCGCGCGCATTCATCAAATTCTAAGTGAATCCGACGGCAGCGAACAAACCATGGGAGCCATTCAGCCGACTCTACTTGCGCTCATGCAAACCCAAATGCGCTTGGGGGCCGACATCCCGCAAGAGGTCATACAATTTTTATCAAATATTAAAGAGCCGGAAAACGTGCTCGACCTCGCGATTTTCACACTCTGCCCCTCCGGACGCTTCAAGCAGGAGCTACTGGAGACCCGGGGCATACTCGCTCGCTTTGAGAAATTTGAACGGGCGCTGCGTTCACAAATCGAACGCCTCAAATTAGACCACAAATTGAAAGGTGGTCTGGATGAGGACAGTATTGGCAACAATTAG
- a CDS encoding helix-hairpin-helix domain-containing protein produces the protein MFPQKKKKKVDYEALNSALMRIPRMDVVVARSLIDMGIREIYDLQGRAPEILFEEARKKNQALVDTHIRFFRMAVYYAECESPEQSKLHPDEWN, from the coding sequence ATGTTTCCACAGAAAAAGAAAAAAAAGGTCGACTACGAAGCTCTGAATTCGGCCCTGATGCGCATCCCGCGGATGGACGTAGTGGTCGCACGCAGCTTGATCGACATGGGCATTCGCGAAATCTACGATCTGCAGGGGCGAGCACCTGAAATCCTATTTGAAGAAGCACGCAAGAAGAACCAAGCGCTGGTTGACACTCATATCCGTTTTTTCCGGATGGCAGTATACTATGCTGAATGCGAATCACCGGAGCAGTCCAAATTGCACCCCGACGAATGGAACTAG
- a CDS encoding mechanosensitive ion channel family protein, translating to MTPEIISQWLLKFKINVGMAELLSLLGAGLYLFILALLANFVAKRFIKYIIHPLIRKTSMQWDDLLIDHNVIVRFSHIGPAAIIHFFAPALFDNFPSIAGFFQLIVNTYLIVIILFVIDGVLNFTRSLWERSSMGKRYPAKSFIQAAKLVINLIGFIFILSALLEKSPLVLFSGLGAVTAILLLIFKDAILGLVAGFQLSINNMVMVGDWIEMPARGADGDVIDVSLTTVKVQNWDKTITTIPTYALITDSFKNWRGMSESGGRRIKRPLYIDMRTIQFADEDLLARFKRIRLLRPYLESKLEEIQKYNDHVGEELSELINGRRLTNVGTFRAYCVAYLRNHPKVHQDMTLLVRQLPPSSQGLPLEIYVFTNDIAWARYEDIQGDIFDHFLSVLPEFGLSAYQAPSGADLEKAGFALKQEG from the coding sequence ATGACTCCTGAAATCATTAGCCAATGGCTCCTAAAGTTTAAAATCAATGTAGGCATGGCCGAGCTTCTCAGCCTGCTGGGCGCAGGGCTTTACCTATTTATCTTAGCTCTGTTGGCCAACTTTGTCGCGAAACGTTTCATCAAATATATCATCCATCCACTCATTCGTAAGACTTCGATGCAATGGGATGACTTACTGATCGATCATAATGTCATCGTACGCTTTTCACATATAGGACCTGCGGCGATCATTCATTTTTTCGCGCCGGCTCTGTTCGACAACTTCCCCTCGATCGCGGGTTTCTTTCAACTGATCGTAAACACTTACCTAATCGTCATCATATTGTTCGTCATCGATGGCGTATTAAATTTTACGCGATCGCTCTGGGAGCGCAGCTCGATGGGCAAGCGCTATCCTGCCAAGAGCTTTATTCAAGCAGCCAAATTGGTAATCAATCTGATTGGCTTCATCTTCATTCTATCGGCCTTGCTGGAAAAGTCACCGCTGGTTTTGTTTTCCGGTCTGGGCGCGGTCACCGCCATTCTACTCTTAATTTTTAAGGACGCGATTCTCGGATTGGTCGCGGGCTTTCAACTCTCCATCAATAATATGGTCATGGTCGGTGATTGGATCGAGATGCCCGCCCGCGGTGCCGATGGTGATGTCATCGACGTCTCACTCACCACCGTAAAAGTGCAAAATTGGGATAAAACGATCACGACCATCCCGACCTATGCACTCATCACCGATTCTTTCAAAAACTGGCGTGGCATGAGCGAATCCGGCGGTCGCCGAATTAAACGCCCACTCTACATCGACATGCGCACGATTCAGTTTGCCGATGAAGATTTGCTAGCACGCTTTAAGCGTATCCGCCTGCTACGCCCCTACCTAGAGTCCAAATTGGAGGAAATCCAGAAATACAACGATCATGTAGGCGAAGAACTCTCAGAGTTAATCAACGGTCGCCGCCTCACGAATGTGGGCACCTTTCGCGCCTATTGCGTCGCCTATTTGCGCAATCACCCCAAGGTGCATCAGGACATGACCTTGCTAGTGCGTCAGCTGCCACCCAGTTCCCAAGGCCTACCGTTAGAGATCTATGTATTTACCAACGACATCGCTTGGGCCCGATACGAAGATATTCAGGGCGATATCTTTGACCACTTCCTCTCCGTGCTGCCCGAATTCGGGCTTAGCGCGTATCAAGCCCCCAGCGGCGCGGACTTGGAAAAAGCAGGCTTCGCCCTCAAGCAAGAAGGCTAG
- a CDS encoding alpha/beta hydrolase: protein MIRLITKLLPLWILSFAVAQAGIRLENYTYPFPVSNFSFESQEQTLEMSYMDVSPTTDVLGTVLLLHGKNFSGAYFEETANALLETGYRVIMPDQIGFGKSTKPSHYQYSFHQLAQNTYDLLKSLKVEQVQVLGHSMGGMLATRFALMYPDMATSLTLLNPIGLEDWKAKGVPYQSIDEWYQGELKKTPEKIRAYQLDSYYDGKWKSAYDSGVEMLTRFIQSKEYPVMAWNQALTYDMIYNQPVVYEFKQLSQPTLLIIGQRDTTALGKNKVSAEVKATLGNYPELGRAALKAIPNATLVELEGLGHLPQIEDFGRFFGPYIEFLNAN, encoded by the coding sequence ATGATACGATTGATCACCAAGTTACTACCGCTATGGATACTCAGCTTTGCCGTGGCGCAAGCCGGGATACGACTGGAAAACTATACCTACCCTTTTCCGGTCTCAAATTTCTCCTTTGAGAGCCAAGAGCAAACATTGGAGATGAGCTATATGGACGTTTCGCCTACCACGGATGTCCTTGGCACAGTCTTGCTCTTGCATGGCAAAAACTTCTCCGGCGCTTATTTTGAAGAAACCGCGAACGCCCTACTGGAAACCGGCTACCGCGTGATCATGCCAGACCAAATCGGCTTCGGCAAATCCACCAAACCAAGCCATTACCAATACAGTTTTCATCAGCTGGCACAAAACACTTATGATCTCTTGAAATCATTAAAAGTGGAGCAAGTCCAGGTGCTCGGACACTCAATGGGCGGTATGCTTGCGACACGCTTCGCGCTCATGTATCCGGACATGGCGACTAGCCTGACACTACTCAATCCCATTGGACTCGAAGATTGGAAGGCAAAAGGAGTGCCCTACCAGTCAATAGACGAATGGTATCAGGGCGAACTCAAAAAGACTCCCGAAAAGATCCGCGCCTACCAACTGGACTCCTACTACGATGGCAAATGGAAGAGCGCATACGACTCTGGCGTCGAGATGCTGACTCGCTTTATCCAAAGCAAAGAATACCCTGTAATGGCTTGGAACCAAGCACTCACCTACGACATGATTTACAACCAACCGGTCGTATACGAATTCAAACAACTCTCACAACCCACCCTCCTGATTATTGGGCAGCGCGACACCACCGCACTAGGCAAAAATAAAGTCAGCGCAGAAGTGAAGGCCACATTAGGCAACTATCCTGAGCTCGGACGCGCAGCTTTGAAAGCCATCCCCAATGCCACCCTTGTTGAGCTTGAGGGTTTAGGGCACCTCCCACAGATCGAAGACTTTGGACGTTTCTTCGGCCCCTACATCGAGTTTTTAAATGCCAACTAA
- a CDS encoding Mrp/NBP35 family ATP-binding protein: MADKEQIQTALKSVKFPGFSRDIVSFGLVREVEQNDNEVLIGIEITTADTTIPERIAADIKSAVGALEGIDEVKVRMEISQPKQQPSPAGAAGSKPNTSQAMQQVKYAIAVASGKGGVGKSTVTVNIACALQRLLEAEGKSGVGIMDCDIYGPSIPLMLGAAGRPEIENDLIVPIENFGVRTMSMGFLVDEDTPVVWRGPMIMKTIQQFAQNVNWGELEILVVDLPPGTGDAQLSLVQTIPLEGAVIVTTPQPAASNVARRGARMFDKVSVPLLGVVENMSYLEAADGSRQNLFGEGGGSETAKSLGTELLGQLPIDPNIRIGCDKGIPIVISDPDSKASQVFMEIARQILNSLVKK; encoded by the coding sequence ATGGCAGACAAAGAACAAATCCAAACAGCCCTCAAAAGCGTCAAATTCCCCGGTTTCAGTCGCGACATCGTTTCCTTCGGCCTCGTTCGCGAGGTGGAACAAAACGACAATGAAGTCTTGATCGGCATCGAAATCACCACCGCCGACACAACGATTCCAGAGCGAATCGCGGCCGACATTAAAAGCGCAGTCGGCGCCCTGGAAGGCATCGACGAAGTCAAAGTGCGGATGGAGATCTCTCAGCCCAAGCAACAACCCTCGCCCGCCGGAGCTGCGGGGAGCAAGCCCAATACCAGCCAGGCCATGCAACAGGTCAAATACGCAATCGCGGTTGCCAGTGGCAAGGGCGGCGTAGGCAAATCGACGGTCACAGTGAATATCGCCTGCGCCCTGCAACGTCTCCTGGAAGCCGAAGGCAAATCAGGAGTCGGCATCATGGACTGCGACATTTACGGCCCCTCGATTCCACTCATGCTGGGTGCCGCCGGACGGCCTGAAATTGAAAACGATTTGATTGTCCCCATCGAGAATTTCGGTGTGCGCACGATGTCGATGGGCTTCCTGGTCGACGAAGACACCCCAGTCGTCTGGCGTGGCCCGATGATTATGAAGACAATTCAACAGTTTGCACAAAACGTGAATTGGGGAGAATTGGAAATTTTAGTCGTGGACCTGCCACCCGGCACTGGCGACGCGCAGCTCTCTCTCGTGCAAACCATCCCACTCGAAGGCGCGGTTATCGTCACTACGCCACAGCCCGCGGCCTCCAATGTTGCTCGCCGTGGAGCGCGCATGTTTGACAAGGTCAGTGTGCCGCTCCTGGGAGTGGTGGAGAATATGAGCTACTTGGAAGCAGCGGACGGCTCACGCCAGAATCTATTCGGCGAAGGGGGCGGCAGTGAAACTGCAAAAAGCCTCGGAACTGAGCTGTTGGGGCAACTTCCAATTGACCCCAACATTCGCATCGGATGCGACAAGGGCATTCCCATCGTCATCAGCGATCCCGACTCCAAGGCCTCCCAAGTATTTATGGAAATTGCGCGACAGATCTTAAACAGTCTTGTTAAAAAATAA
- a CDS encoding ParB/RepB/Spo0J family partition protein — protein MSNPKTRLGRGLGGLITGTGSSKSQPASDSSNTPVKKAVVKKPVVATKPKPVATVAPNAPGYREIGVGEIVANPYQPRREIREEYVEELAKSIQSEGLLQPIVVRAKDNKFELIAGERRLRAYQYLKLKTIPARIIEASDASSATLALIENLQRENLNPIDEALGYASLVRDFDLTQEAAAERVGKGRATVANALRLLTLGSEIQGFLSRRLISTGHAKVLLGLESEEHRRLLARRIIETGMSVREAEAQVRRLKDSNGATAKKGNGQNAPEAEQTAIRDLERRMGEHFNTRVALKHTPKKGRITIEYFGNDDLDRILDKLGLQ, from the coding sequence CAAATCCTAAAACTAGACTCGGTCGCGGACTCGGTGGCCTCATTACAGGAACTGGTAGTTCCAAATCTCAGCCCGCGTCCGACAGCTCCAATACGCCCGTAAAGAAAGCGGTCGTAAAAAAGCCTGTGGTAGCCACCAAGCCTAAACCTGTGGCGACAGTTGCGCCCAACGCACCCGGTTATCGTGAGATCGGAGTGGGGGAAATTGTCGCCAACCCCTATCAGCCGCGCCGTGAGATCCGTGAGGAGTATGTCGAAGAATTGGCCAAGAGCATCCAGTCCGAAGGTCTTTTGCAGCCCATCGTCGTTCGCGCTAAAGATAATAAGTTTGAGCTGATCGCCGGCGAACGTCGCTTGCGTGCCTATCAGTATTTGAAATTAAAGACAATACCGGCACGTATCATTGAGGCCAGTGATGCCTCGTCGGCGACGCTGGCTTTGATTGAGAATTTGCAACGTGAAAACCTGAACCCGATCGACGAAGCCCTCGGCTACGCGAGTCTGGTGCGAGATTTCGATCTGACTCAAGAAGCGGCCGCCGAACGCGTGGGCAAAGGCCGCGCGACTGTCGCCAACGCGTTGCGCTTACTCACGCTAGGTTCTGAAATTCAGGGCTTTCTGAGCCGTCGTCTCATTTCGACGGGGCACGCCAAGGTCTTGCTCGGTCTAGAGAGTGAAGAACATCGCAGGTTGTTGGCACGTCGTATCATTGAAACGGGCATGAGCGTACGCGAAGCCGAAGCGCAGGTACGCCGGCTTAAAGACAGCAATGGTGCGACTGCCAAGAAGGGGAACGGGCAAAATGCTCCAGAGGCCGAACAAACCGCGATCCGTGATCTGGAAAGGCGCATGGGGGAGCATTTCAACACTCGCGTCGCACTTAAGCACACCCCCAAGAAGGGGCGTATCACCATCGAGTATTTTGGAAATGACGACCTTGACCGTATCCTGGATAAGCTCGGGCTACAGTAA
- the deoC gene encoding deoxyribose-phosphate aldolase — protein sequence MTEISRYLDAAILKAEFTETDVLEALQACIELNTYSVCVRPCDIELAQQHCKGTDTAVCVVLGFPHGVQLPASKADEAKRYIELGVDEIDMVANYGWIKSGKWAEVEADVAGVAAQTRAAQVPLKVIFETAHLNTQEIQQMVEVCIRAGADFVKTSTGFNGEGAKLEDVQTMLDTAAGRIQVKPSGGIRDRADAQRFVDLGAHRLGVGWTSCRAICEDTAAQSDSGY from the coding sequence ATGACAGAGATTAGCCGTTACCTAGATGCCGCAATACTGAAAGCCGAGTTTACTGAAACAGACGTTCTGGAAGCACTCCAAGCCTGCATTGAGCTAAACACATACAGCGTATGCGTACGCCCCTGCGATATCGAACTGGCGCAGCAACATTGTAAAGGCACCGACACCGCGGTCTGCGTGGTATTGGGATTCCCGCATGGGGTGCAATTACCCGCATCAAAGGCCGACGAAGCGAAACGCTACATCGAACTCGGCGTCGATGAAATCGATATGGTCGCCAACTACGGCTGGATCAAATCAGGCAAATGGGCCGAAGTTGAAGCAGATGTGGCAGGCGTGGCCGCACAAACGCGGGCCGCACAGGTCCCGCTAAAAGTCATTTTCGAAACCGCCCATCTAAATACTCAAGAAATTCAGCAAATGGTGGAAGTCTGCATTCGTGCAGGTGCCGACTTCGTCAAAACATCTACTGGCTTCAATGGCGAAGGTGCCAAACTGGAAGATGTGCAGACCATGCTCGACACAGCCGCAGGGCGCATCCAGGTCAAGCCATCCGGAGGCATCCGCGACCGCGCGGATGCGCAACGCTTCGTCGATCTGGGCGCACATCGTCTTGGTGTCGGTTGGACCTCTTGCCGTGCGATCTGTGAAGATACTGCAGCGCAATCCGACAGTGGTTACTAA